One Myxococcus xanthus genomic window carries:
- the pyrE gene encoding orotate phosphoribosyltransferase: MAEPLVRDRARLLELLTERSFEQRRVVLSSGKESDFYIDCKRTALLAEGHFLIGRLFLDAIRREAPEAVGVGGLTLGADPLASAVSLTGYLSGTPLAAFIVRKEPKGHGTGQWIEGLSGLGQGAAVAIVEDVVTTGASTLKAIERAQLEGLKVLGAFALVDRLEGGREAVEASGHRLHTLFTRKDFIP; encoded by the coding sequence ATGGCGGAACCTCTCGTGCGCGACCGTGCCCGGCTGTTGGAGCTGCTCACCGAGCGCTCCTTCGAGCAGCGCCGCGTGGTGCTCTCGTCCGGCAAGGAGTCGGACTTCTACATCGACTGCAAGCGCACGGCGCTGCTGGCCGAGGGCCACTTTCTCATTGGCCGGCTGTTCCTGGATGCCATCCGGCGCGAGGCCCCGGAGGCCGTGGGCGTGGGCGGACTGACGCTGGGTGCCGACCCGCTGGCGTCCGCGGTGAGCCTCACTGGCTACCTGTCCGGCACGCCGCTGGCGGCCTTCATCGTGCGCAAGGAGCCCAAGGGGCACGGCACGGGGCAGTGGATTGAAGGCCTGAGCGGGCTGGGGCAGGGCGCGGCGGTGGCCATCGTGGAGGACGTCGTCACGACGGGAGCCTCCACGCTGAAGGCCATCGAGCGGGCCCAGTTGGAGGGCCTGAAGGTGCTGGGCGCCTTCGCGCTGGTGGACCGGTTGGAGGGTGGGCGTGAAGCCGTGGAGGCCTCGGGTCACCGGCTCCACACGCTCTTCACCCGCAAGGACTTCATTCCGTGA
- a CDS encoding rhomboid family intramembrane serine protease produces MPGPPQPRPWVCYAIIACAVSLFLAEQVLPISQVVRSEHGRMQIPPLGLYGPFVQAGQYWRLLGAVLEHGSPLHLLFNMSVVVTLGFTLERGIGSLRFFGLSLVTALGASTFSLIFDFDVPTVGASGMILGWAGAMLPVATREGRRDLFIWLAQVAVLSLLPFVSWAGHLGGFLFGLPCGLALRMGRQVYARALPILLFLSLVVALYAAHPERRGGF; encoded by the coding sequence ATGCCAGGCCCACCGCAGCCGCGCCCCTGGGTGTGCTACGCAATCATCGCCTGCGCGGTGTCGCTCTTCCTGGCGGAGCAGGTCCTGCCCATCTCCCAGGTGGTCCGGAGCGAGCACGGGCGGATGCAGATTCCGCCCCTGGGCCTGTACGGCCCCTTCGTGCAGGCGGGCCAGTACTGGCGGCTGCTAGGCGCGGTGCTGGAGCACGGCAGTCCCCTCCACCTCCTCTTCAACATGTCCGTGGTGGTGACGCTCGGCTTCACGCTGGAGCGAGGCATCGGCAGCCTGCGCTTCTTCGGACTGTCGCTGGTGACGGCACTGGGCGCGTCCACCTTCTCACTCATCTTCGACTTCGACGTGCCCACGGTGGGCGCGTCCGGAATGATTCTCGGCTGGGCGGGGGCCATGCTGCCCGTCGCCACACGCGAGGGCCGCCGGGACTTGTTCATCTGGCTGGCGCAGGTGGCGGTCCTCAGCCTGCTCCCCTTCGTGAGCTGGGCGGGGCATCTGGGCGGCTTCCTCTTCGGCCTGCCTTGCGGATTGGCCCTGCGCATGGGGCGGCAGGTCTATGCGCGCGCCCTGCCCATCCTTCTTTTTCTCTCGCTGGTGGTGGCGCTCTACGCAGCCCACCCCGAGCGGCGTGGAGGCTTTTGA
- a CDS encoding TIGR00730 family Rossman fold protein, producing MEVRSVCVFCGSRPGARPEYMDAATRMGAELARRGLTLVYGGASVGLMGAVADGALAAGGNVVGVLPGFLGAKELAHRGLTELHSVGSMHERKALMAERSDAFIALPGGFGTLDELFEIVTWAQLGLHRKPMGLLDTRGFFQPLLAMARHHAEEGFVPLEQAVPFAVSASPTALVDRLLAGPTMPPAEKWLKRSSQT from the coding sequence ATGGAAGTGCGAAGTGTCTGTGTGTTCTGCGGCTCCCGGCCCGGCGCGCGTCCGGAGTACATGGACGCCGCCACACGCATGGGCGCCGAGTTGGCGCGGCGAGGACTGACGCTCGTCTACGGCGGCGCAAGCGTGGGGCTCATGGGCGCGGTGGCGGACGGCGCGCTGGCCGCTGGTGGCAACGTCGTGGGCGTGCTGCCTGGCTTCCTTGGCGCCAAGGAACTGGCCCACCGGGGCCTCACGGAGCTGCACTCCGTCGGCTCCATGCACGAGCGCAAGGCGCTGATGGCGGAGCGCTCGGATGCGTTCATCGCCCTGCCCGGAGGCTTTGGAACGCTGGACGAGCTCTTCGAAATCGTGACCTGGGCCCAGCTCGGCCTGCACCGCAAGCCCATGGGACTGCTGGACACGCGCGGCTTCTTCCAGCCATTGCTGGCCATGGCGCGGCATCACGCGGAGGAAGGCTTCGTCCCCCTGGAGCAGGCCGTGCCCTTCGCCGTGAGCGCGTCGCCCACGGCCCTGGTGGACCGGCTGCTGGCGGGCCCGACGATGCCCCCCGCCGAGAAGTGGCTGAAGCGCTCTAGCCAGACGTGA
- a CDS encoding ParB/RepB/Spo0J family partition protein codes for MDAEHRVDGQDGTAGAGPEGGSQAPSGQDGGQGGAVSAELHASGGPSGPQGEHRREDASPESGGEHRAEGTPPAEGSEQRAEGTPAAEGSEQRAEGKPSEQGVAQRAEDTPSEQGEPQNAGSAQGQGGEPPVASGDTQGEGERPHNAGGEAPGSADASGSEGSKDQAGSQEGGLQAEGTTSQGQAEPPAKDASHAQGEHQAVSDSHGQDGSESGGRSVANEEARAEQSPSDGEARVTPGLDERPQGAFWTGEADGDKSGDSDEASREDVLPEPEQRLSGRVTTVLLPLEKLQDESAFKLRPEGDVSGLATDIARLGQLFPVDVRPAGEDRYQLVCGFRRVAALRFLKRDAVQARIHLRLSDEDALVMSLAEAIHATPVGPEVLEAKRDELEAQGRLSAAVRDMLEKALATEDTLAPEGVEEEIDADELAQEVAQRLGAINQDLSLLADVFAALDESRKAELLMQLRYSSELVTYLEGL; via the coding sequence CTGCACGCTTCGGGGGGCCCCTCGGGGCCGCAGGGCGAGCACAGGCGCGAGGACGCGTCACCGGAGTCCGGTGGTGAGCACCGAGCCGAGGGCACGCCCCCCGCCGAAGGTTCAGAACAGCGAGCTGAGGGCACGCCTGCCGCCGAAGGTTCGGAGCAGCGAGCCGAGGGCAAGCCTTCCGAGCAGGGCGTTGCGCAGCGCGCCGAGGACACGCCTTCGGAACAAGGCGAGCCCCAGAACGCCGGCTCTGCACAGGGGCAGGGCGGTGAGCCTCCTGTCGCCAGTGGCGACACTCAGGGTGAGGGCGAACGGCCGCACAACGCGGGCGGGGAAGCGCCGGGCTCCGCGGACGCCTCCGGAAGCGAAGGTTCGAAGGACCAGGCAGGTTCGCAGGAAGGTGGACTGCAGGCCGAGGGCACCACGTCCCAGGGGCAGGCAGAGCCACCTGCCAAGGATGCGTCTCATGCGCAGGGCGAGCACCAGGCCGTGAGTGATTCCCACGGGCAGGACGGAAGCGAATCGGGAGGCAGGTCCGTCGCCAACGAGGAGGCGCGCGCCGAGCAGTCCCCCTCCGACGGCGAGGCCCGTGTCACGCCCGGGCTGGACGAGCGCCCGCAAGGCGCGTTCTGGACGGGGGAGGCCGACGGGGACAAATCCGGCGACTCTGACGAGGCGTCGCGGGAGGACGTCCTCCCCGAACCCGAGCAGCGGCTTTCGGGCCGGGTGACGACGGTGCTCCTGCCGCTGGAGAAGCTGCAGGACGAAAGCGCGTTCAAGCTTCGCCCGGAAGGCGACGTGTCGGGGCTGGCCACGGACATCGCGCGGCTGGGGCAGTTGTTCCCGGTGGACGTCCGCCCGGCGGGGGAAGACCGCTACCAACTCGTCTGTGGCTTCCGGCGGGTCGCTGCGCTGCGCTTCCTCAAGCGGGACGCCGTGCAGGCGCGGATCCACTTGCGGCTCTCGGACGAGGACGCGCTGGTGATGTCGCTGGCGGAGGCGATTCACGCCACGCCGGTGGGCCCGGAAGTCCTGGAGGCGAAGCGCGACGAGCTCGAGGCGCAGGGGCGCTTGAGCGCGGCCGTGCGCGACATGCTGGAGAAGGCGCTCGCCACTGAGGACACACTGGCGCCGGAGGGCGTCGAAGAGGAGATTGACGCCGACGAGCTGGCGCAGGAAGTGGCGCAGCGGCTTGGGGCCATCAATCAAGACCTCTCGCTGCTGGCGGACGTGTTCGCCGCGCTGGATGAGTCGCGCAAGGCGGAGCTCCTGATGCAGCTCCGCTACTCGTCCGAGCTGGTCACCTATCTGGAGGGGCTGTAA